The Xylophilus rhododendri region GTTCGGCCGCCGGCGTGTGGCGGCTCAGCGAGCTGGCCGGGCGCATGCACATCCTGGCCACCAGCGACAACGAAAAACAGATCGTCGCGGCCGAGTGGCTGAGCACCATCAGCCTGAACCTGGTGCGCACCCGTGCCGCCTTGCTCGGTCCGCGGGAGCTGGTGCCGGAACTGCAGCGCGAGATGGACACCACCTCCACCGCCACCACCGCCTTGCGCGAGCGGCTGAACCGGCTGGTGACCACACCCGAGGGCAAGGCCATGCTGGTCGACATCGACAAGGCGCGCGACGCCTACCGCACGCCGCGCGCCGATCTGCTCAAGCGGCACACCGCGGGCGAAGACGTGCGGGCGGCGGTGGAGCAGCAGATACGGCCCCTCTCCGAGGCCTACGTCGCGACCATCAAGGTGTTCCAGGCGCGCCAGATCCAGCGCTACCAGGACGCATTGGCCGCCGCCGAGGCCGATGCGGCCGAGGCCCAGCGTTTCCTGATCGGCTGCGGCGTGGTCGCGGTGCTGCTGGGCGCCTTCCTGGCGGTGGTTCTGTCGCGCTCCATCGTCGAGCCGCTGCGCCGGGTCGCGGCCAGCACCCGGCGGCTGGCCGAGGGCGACCTGACCGAGGAGATCGCCGCCCAGGGCCGCGACGAGGCCACCGAAGTGCAGACCGGGCTGCAGGCCTTGCAGGCCAGTCTGACGCGGGTGGTGTCCGGCGTGCGCTCCAACGCCGAGAGCGTGGCCACGGCCAGCGCCGAGATCGCCCAAGGCAACAACGACCTGTCGGGCCGCACCGAGCAGCAGGCCTCGGCCCTGGAGGAAACGGCAGCCTCGATGGAGGAACTCAGCTCCACCGTACGCCAGAACTCCGACAACGCCCAGCAGGCCAACCAGCTGGCGCAGGGCGCCACCGACGTGGCGGTGCAGGGCGGCGAGGTGGTGGCCCGGGTGGTGGACACCATGAAGGGCATCAACGAGAGCTCGCGCAAGATCGAGGACATCATCAGCGTGATCGACGGCATCGCCTTCCAGACTAACATCCTGGCGCTCAATGCCGCGGTGGAGGCGGCGCGCGCCGGCGAGCAGGGCCGCGGCTTCGCGGTGGTGGCCAGCGAGGTGCGCAGCCTGGCCCAGCGCAGCGCCGATGCGGCCAAGCAGATCAAGGGCCTGATCGGCACCAGCGTGGAGCGGGTCGAGCAGGGCAGCAGCCTGGTCGACCAGGCCGGCACCACCATGCAGGAGGTGGTGTCGGCGATCCGGCGGGTCACCGACCTGATGGGCGAGATCAGCTCGGCCAGCATGGAGCAGAGTTCGGGCGTGGCCCAGGTCGGCCAGGCCGTCACCCAGATGGACCAGGTCACGCAGCAGAACGCCGCGCTGGTGGAGCAGAGCGCGGCGGCGGCGGCCAGCCTGAAGACGCAGGCCGAGCAGCTGGTGAGCGCGGTGGCGGTGTTCAAGCTGCCCGGGCAGGCCGGCGGCGGCTTCGCCCGAGCGGCCGGCGTGCCGGTGGCGGCGCCCGTCGTGGTCACGCCGCCCCGGCCGGCGGCGGCGCCGGCAACGGCGCTGAAGCGTCCCCTGCCTTCCGCGCCGGCACCCGCACGGCCGCCTGCCGCACCGGCCAGGCAGATCGCCGCGGCCAAGCCGGCGCCGGCCACGGCCAAGGTTTCCGAGGACGACTGGGAAAGCTTCTAAGTTAGTCCCGGCCGGCCGGGCGGTGCCCGTCCAGGCAGCCGGTCGCCAGCCGCCGGGCATAGGCGGCGTCCACGCCGTCGGACACCCCCATCAGCAGGCGGTAGACCACCGGCGCGGCCACCCGGTCCACCACCTCCTCCACCGGCGGCACGTCTTCCCCACGTGCGCGGGCGCGCTCCACCATCTGCGTGATCTGGCCGGCGGTGAACACCAGGCAGGAGCAGGCGCCGTCGATGCGGTGGCCGCCGCAGATCACGTCGCGCACCAGGGCCAGGCCGGGCTCGGACGCCATCTCCTCGACGAAGAGCTCGGCCCAGGCCAGCAGGTCGTCGCGGAAGGTGCCGGTGTCCGGCGGTTCGTGCTCGGGGCGCAGGCGGGCGGCGGCCACGTCGGCCAGCAGCGCGGACAGGTCGCCCCAGCGGCGGTAGATGGTGGACGGCGTCACCCCGGCACGGGCCGCCACCAGGGGCACGGTCAGCTCGGTGCGGTCCACTTCTTGCGACAGGGCTTGCACCGCCTCGTGCACGGCGGCCTGCACACGGGCACTGCGGCCGCCGGATCGGGTCGCGGGTCGGGACAAGGTGTTGGCGGGCATGCCACGATTTTAAAGCTAAGTATTTGCGTTAGTGATGGTTTTGGCCGCACAATCGCAAAAGCTCATTTTTTGCGTTAAGGCCTCTCATGTCCCGAGCCCCGCTCTCCGCCAACGCCGGCACCGCCTTGCGTGCCGGCCTGCTCTTCACCTTCATGGCGGCGTCCAGCGTGCCGACGCCGCTGTATGCGCTCTACCGGGAGTTGTGGCATTTCTCGCCGGCCACGCTGACCCTGGTGTTCGCGGTGTATGCGGCCAGCCTGCTGGCTTCGCTGCTGACGCTGGGCTCGCTGTCGGACTACCTCGGCCGCCGGCCGGTGATCCTGGGCGCGGTCTTTTTCGAGCTGCTGTCGCTGTTGCTGTTCCTCTTCGCCGGTTCGGTGCCGATGCTGGTCGCCGCCCGGCTGCTGCAGGGCGCGGCCACCGGCGTGGCGCTGAGCGCACTGGGCGCCGCCATCGGCGACTCCGACCGGCAGCATGCGCCCATCATCAACAGCGTGGCGCCGCTGGCGGGCCTGGGCATAGGCGCGTTGTCGAGCAGCGTGCTGGCCGCCGCCGGCCCCTGGCCGACCCACACGGTCTACGCGCTGGTTTTCGTGGCCCTGGCCTGGCAGGGCTGGGCGGCCCGGCAACTGCCGGAGACGGCACGGCCGCGACCCGGCGCGCTGGCCTCGATGCGGCCCCGCGTCGCCGTGCCCGCATCGGTGCGGCGCGCCTTCCTGCTGGCCGCGCCCATCGACGTGGCGGCTTGGGCCCTGGGCGGCTTCCTGCTCTCGCTGGGCCCGACGCTGGCACGCCAGGTGACGGGTGTGCAGAGCCCGGTGATCGGCGGGCTGATGCTGGCCACGCTGACCAGTGCAGGCGCCGTCGCCTCGCTGCTGCTGCGCGAGCGGCCGGCGTCCCTGCTGATGCGCACCGGCGGCATCGGTCTGGTGGCCGGTGTGGCGCTGGTGCTGGAGGCCACCGCCCTGGCTTCCACGCCGCTCTTCTTCATCGGCACGGCGGTGGCGGGCGTGGGTTTCGGCGTGGGTTTCCTGGCGGCCTTGCGAAGCGTGCTGGGCGCGGCCGCGCCCGAGCAGCGGGCCACGGTGATGGCCGCCTTCTTCGTGCTGAGCTACTGCGCCTTCAGCCTGCCGGCGCTGGGCGCGGGTTATGCCGCCGGGCTGATCGGGCTGAAGGCAGCGGCGCAGCTGCTGGGCAGCGCCGTCATGGCGCTGGGCGTGGTCGCGCTGTTGGGCACGCTGCTGCCCGCCACGGCAGCCCGGGCCCCCGGGTAATCACCATGCGCAGGCGGGCCGGAGCGCCCGCCGTGTCGTGCACCATGGGGTTCCAGACGAACATCCAAGGAGACACCGCATGAACAGATTCCTGGCCCTCGCGGGGCCATGGCTCATGGCCTTCATCCTCGCCGGCTGCGCGGCCGGCGCTGTCCGCGCCCCCGACGCCACAGCCGACAACGGCCCGCTGACCATCGCCCGCCAGGGCAGCTTCTTCGTCGGCGGGCGCGACGTGAAGTCGGACGACCTCTCGCTGCTGCCCGCCTATGCGCCCGGCGGCACCATCAGCGTCGAGCAGATGTATGTGCACTACCAGGTGCCGGTGGATGCCAGGCGTGCGCCGCTGGTCTTCATCCACGGCTGCTGCCTCACCGGCAAGACCTGGGAGACCACGCCCGACGGCCGCATGGGCTGGGACGAATTCTTCGTGCGCCGCGGCTTTCCCACCTATGTGATCGACCAGGCCTCGCGCGGCCGCTCGGCGGCCGATCCCTCGGGCATCGTCGCCGTCAAGGGCGGCCGGGCGCCAGCGGACAAGCTGCCGCAGGTCTTCGGCGCGGCGCAGGAGGGCGCCTGGGCCATCTTCCGTTTCGGTCCGCAGTACCCCGAGGTCTTCCCCGGCATGCAGTTCCCGCTGGAGGCGCAGGCCGAGTTCTGGAAGCAGATGGTGCCCGACTGGCTCAATGCCCTGCCCACGCCCAACCCCACCGTGCCGGCGCTCTCGCAGCTGGCGCAGAAGCTGGGGGGCGCGGTGCTGGTCAGCCATTCGCAGTCCGGCATCTATCCCTTCCAGACCGCCAGCCTGGACCGCCGCGGCATCGCCGGCATCGTGGCGGTGGAGCCCGGCGCCTGCCCGGCCGCCGACAGCGACATGAAGCCCTTCGCCGGCCTGCCCATCCTGGTGCTGTGGGGCGACTTCGTGCCGCTGTCGCCGCGCTGGGCGCCGCGCCTGAAGATGTGCTCGGACTTCGTCGCCGCCGCCAACCGGGCTGGCGCCAAGGCCGAGATGGTGATGCTGGCCGATGTCGGCCTGCCCGGCGCCTCGCACATGCTGATGCAGGACAAACACAGCCTGAAGATCGCCGCCTGGCTGGCCGGCTGGATCGACGGGCACGTCGCACGACAATAAGAACCATTCTCACCGCGCGATACACTTGGGGACATCGCAGCTCTTGCCTCGCCCCTGTTCCCGTGACCGCGCGTTTTTCCCCGCTGCCCCTGGTGGCCGCCCTCGTCGGGCATTACGACGAGCTGGTGGACGATGTGCGCCGCTTCATCGGCCTGCGCCGCCATGAGGCCTGCAGCGCGCGCGAGGTGGTGCACGAGGTCTGCCTGCAGCTGATCGAGCAGCCGGCGCAGGGCGAGATCCGTTCGCCGCTGGCCTTCCTGCGCACCATGGCGCGGCGCCGCGCCATCGACCGGCACCGGGTGGAGGCCGGCCGGCGCGCCTGGGTCGAGACCTGGGCCGAGCTGCCCGAGGATGCGCAGGCCGAGGGCTCGGCCCATGCCGATCCGGCCCGCATCGCCAGCGGCCGGCAGCAGCTCGAACTGCTGGTGTCGGCCATCCATGCGATGCCGCTGCGCTGCCGCGAGGTCTTCGTGATGCACAAGATCCACGGCATCGCGCAGCAGGAGGTCGCCGCCCGGCTGGGCATCGGCATCAAGACGGTGGAAAAGCATCTGCGCCTGGGCATGGAGGCCTGCTGGCGCGCCCTGGGCCAGGAACTGGCCGGGCGCCCCGGGCCTTTGCCATGAGCCGCAAGGCCGAGGCCGCCCGCCAGCCGCAGCCCGCGCTGGCCCGTGCGCAGCGCGCCGCGCAGCGCCATGCGCTCGATGCCGCGCTGGCCGAGGAGCGCGAGACCCTGCAGGCGCTGTTCCCGCTCGAATCCCTGCAGCGCCCCGCCCGCAAGCCGCGCCGCGTGGCGCCGGTGCTGGGCCTGCTGCTGGCGGCTGCGGCGGCGGCCGCCGCCTGGTGGGCCGATCCGGCCTACCGCAGCGAGCATCTGGCCAGCGCCATCGGCGCACGCGAGCGTTATCTGCTGGGCGACGGCAGCGAGATCACGCTCGACAGCGACACCGTGGCCGACGTCAGCTGGCACCTTCGCTCCCGCCGCGTGGCCCTGCTGCAGGGCAGGGCGCGCTTCGCGGTGACACCGGCCGTGGTGCGCCCCTTCGAGGTGGATGCCGGGCTGGCGCAGGTGCGGGTGGTCGGCACCCGCTTCGATGTCAGCCGCACGGACAGCGAAGTGCAGGTGCAGGTGCTGGAAGGCCGGGTGCAGCTGCGTGGCTCGGCCGGGCAGCCCTGGAATGCCGCGCCGCCGCTGGCACCGGGCCAGGCCCGGCGGATCCGCGCGGGCGAGGCGCCCGGACCGGTGCGCCAGGTGGATATCGCGCGCGCCGGCGCCTGGGCCGAGGGCCGGCTGGTCTTCGAATCCACGCCCCTGTCCGAAGCCCTGGCCGAGGTGCAGCGCTACCGCCGCGGCGCCATCCGGCTGCAGGGCGACAAGGCCGGGCAGCTGCGCCTGTCGGGCGTGTTCGACACCGCCCGGCCCGACGACATGCTGCGGGCCCTGCCCCACATCCTGCCGGTGGAGCTGCGCTGGGCGGCCGACGGCGGCGCCGAGCTGCGGGCGCGCTGAGAAAAATATTTCGGCTCGCGGGTAGGGTTGGACGGGGGGCAGTTCGACATCCAGGGTAGGCCGCACCGGCTTTCCACCCTCATCTGTCGCCAAGGACCCCCGTGTTGTTCACTTTCCGTCGCCCGCCCCTGCCGCTCTTCGCACTCAGCCCCCTGGTGCTGGCCTGCGCCGTGCATGCGCAGGCCCCCGCCGCCCGCCTGCACCTGGACCTGCCCGCCGCGTCGCTGGACCGCAGCCTGAGCGCCGTCGCCCGCCAGGCCGGCGTGCAGGTGCTCTTCGCCTCGTCCCTCACCGAAGGCCACCGCGCCCCCGCGCTGCGCGGCGAATTCACCGCCCGGGAGGCGCTCGACAAGGTGCTCGCCGGCAGCGGCCTGGTGCTGCGCAGCCGCGGCGCCGGCACCTGGACGGTGGAGCGCGACACCACGATCAAAGGCGCGCTGAGCGAAGTGCGCGTCACCGCCGATGCCGACCGCGAATCCGCCTTCGGCCCGGCCGGCGGCATCGTCGCCCGGCGCGGCTCCAGCGCCACCCGCACCGATAGCGCGCTGCTGGAGACGCCGCAATCCGTCTCGGTCATCACCCGCGAGCAGATCGAGGCGCAGCAGCCCGGCAACCTGGAGGCCGCGCTGCGCTACACGCCCGGCATCACCTCCTTCACCGACGGCGCGCAGTCCAGCTCCGACGTCTACGCCATGCGCGGCTTCGCCCAGACCGTGGGCAGCCTGCTGCGCGACGGCATGCGCATGCAGATGTCCGACTACTACGGCTGGGAGGCCGCCGAGATCTACGGCCTGGAGCGGGTGGAAGTGATCCGCGGCGCCGCCTCGGTGCTCTACGGCCAGACCCAGCCCGG contains the following coding sequences:
- a CDS encoding TetR/AcrR family transcriptional regulator, translated to MPANTLSRPATRSGGRSARVQAAVHEAVQALSQEVDRTELTVPLVAARAGVTPSTIYRRWGDLSALLADVAAARLRPEHEPPDTGTFRDDLLAWAELFVEEMASEPGLALVRDVICGGHRIDGACSCLVFTAGQITQMVERARARGEDVPPVEEVVDRVAAPVVYRLLMGVSDGVDAAYARRLATGCLDGHRPAGRD
- a CDS encoding RNA polymerase sigma factor; amino-acid sequence: MTARFSPLPLVAALVGHYDELVDDVRRFIGLRRHEACSAREVVHEVCLQLIEQPAQGEIRSPLAFLRTMARRRAIDRHRVEAGRRAWVETWAELPEDAQAEGSAHADPARIASGRQQLELLVSAIHAMPLRCREVFVMHKIHGIAQQEVAARLGIGIKTVEKHLRLGMEACWRALGQELAGRPGPLP
- a CDS encoding MFS transporter; this encodes MSRAPLSANAGTALRAGLLFTFMAASSVPTPLYALYRELWHFSPATLTLVFAVYAASLLASLLTLGSLSDYLGRRPVILGAVFFELLSLLLFLFAGSVPMLVAARLLQGAATGVALSALGAAIGDSDRQHAPIINSVAPLAGLGIGALSSSVLAAAGPWPTHTVYALVFVALAWQGWAARQLPETARPRPGALASMRPRVAVPASVRRAFLLAAPIDVAAWALGGFLLSLGPTLARQVTGVQSPVIGGLMLATLTSAGAVASLLLRERPASLLMRTGGIGLVAGVALVLEATALASTPLFFIGTAVAGVGFGVGFLAALRSVLGAAAPEQRATVMAAFFVLSYCAFSLPALGAGYAAGLIGLKAAAQLLGSAVMALGVVALLGTLLPATAARAPG
- a CDS encoding alpha/beta hydrolase family protein, whose amino-acid sequence is MNRFLALAGPWLMAFILAGCAAGAVRAPDATADNGPLTIARQGSFFVGGRDVKSDDLSLLPAYAPGGTISVEQMYVHYQVPVDARRAPLVFIHGCCLTGKTWETTPDGRMGWDEFFVRRGFPTYVIDQASRGRSAADPSGIVAVKGGRAPADKLPQVFGAAQEGAWAIFRFGPQYPEVFPGMQFPLEAQAEFWKQMVPDWLNALPTPNPTVPALSQLAQKLGGAVLVSHSQSGIYPFQTASLDRRGIAGIVAVEPGACPAADSDMKPFAGLPILVLWGDFVPLSPRWAPRLKMCSDFVAAANRAGAKAEMVMLADVGLPGASHMLMQDKHSLKIAAWLAGWIDGHVARQ
- a CDS encoding methyl-accepting chemotaxis protein yields the protein MKIGLRLGLALGTILLVLMLSSAAGVWRLSELAGRMHILATSDNEKQIVAAEWLSTISLNLVRTRAALLGPRELVPELQREMDTTSTATTALRERLNRLVTTPEGKAMLVDIDKARDAYRTPRADLLKRHTAGEDVRAAVEQQIRPLSEAYVATIKVFQARQIQRYQDALAAAEADAAEAQRFLIGCGVVAVLLGAFLAVVLSRSIVEPLRRVAASTRRLAEGDLTEEIAAQGRDEATEVQTGLQALQASLTRVVSGVRSNAESVATASAEIAQGNNDLSGRTEQQASALEETAASMEELSSTVRQNSDNAQQANQLAQGATDVAVQGGEVVARVVDTMKGINESSRKIEDIISVIDGIAFQTNILALNAAVEAARAGEQGRGFAVVASEVRSLAQRSADAAKQIKGLIGTSVERVEQGSSLVDQAGTTMQEVVSAIRRVTDLMGEISSASMEQSSGVAQVGQAVTQMDQVTQQNAALVEQSAAAAASLKTQAEQLVSAVAVFKLPGQAGGGFARAAGVPVAAPVVVTPPRPAAAPATALKRPLPSAPAPARPPAAPARQIAAAKPAPATAKVSEDDWESF
- a CDS encoding FecR family protein, which gives rise to MSRKAEAARQPQPALARAQRAAQRHALDAALAEERETLQALFPLESLQRPARKPRRVAPVLGLLLAAAAAAAAWWADPAYRSEHLASAIGARERYLLGDGSEITLDSDTVADVSWHLRSRRVALLQGRARFAVTPAVVRPFEVDAGLAQVRVVGTRFDVSRTDSEVQVQVLEGRVQLRGSAGQPWNAAPPLAPGQARRIRAGEAPGPVRQVDIARAGAWAEGRLVFESTPLSEALAEVQRYRRGAIRLQGDKAGQLRLSGVFDTARPDDMLRALPHILPVELRWAADGGAELRAR